In Desulfuribacillus stibiiarsenatis, one genomic interval encodes:
- the mgtE gene encoding magnesium transporter: MVKLDQQTSEEYTRLIIQAIDAHNQEKFRELFLELHPTDQIDIFNNFHESQRTLVYEYLTPEEFAEIFQGMELNQQKDIVKELDQEYIAETLTNMYADDLASFLGELEDQEAQDIIDHLDTEDMQEIQELMTYKPDTAGAIMTTEYVSLFTTDTVDKVMEYLREHEPDAETIYYLYVVNELNQLVGVLSLRDLIFSKLNQRIEDIMGTRVVSVNVETDQEEVARIIRKYDFIAIPVVKEDGRLVGIVTVDDVMDVIEEEIAEDFGEITATKGSVDANITSLQAAKLRAPWILMLMFLGLITAGIIGQFEATIEKAVVLAGFMPMIMGSAGNTGTQALAVMVRSIAIGEVNRAGLRQLIQREFGTGVILGAICGVTLLVIIPIVYGNLIVAFIVAFSLFCTLSVATIVGAIIPLFIERFNIDPAVASGPFITTFNDIIGLMIYFTIATSLLQYIQ, from the coding sequence ATGGTAAAACTAGATCAACAAACAAGTGAAGAATACACACGTCTCATAATCCAGGCTATCGATGCGCATAATCAAGAAAAGTTTCGTGAGCTATTCCTAGAATTGCATCCGACTGACCAAATCGATATTTTTAATAATTTCCACGAAAGCCAGAGAACTTTGGTGTATGAGTACCTGACACCTGAAGAATTTGCTGAGATTTTCCAAGGGATGGAACTGAATCAGCAAAAGGATATCGTGAAAGAGCTAGACCAAGAGTATATCGCAGAAACATTAACGAATATGTATGCGGACGATCTTGCTTCCTTCCTTGGAGAATTAGAAGATCAAGAAGCTCAAGATATTATAGATCATCTTGATACGGAAGACATGCAGGAAATTCAAGAATTAATGACATATAAGCCCGATACTGCAGGGGCAATTATGACGACTGAGTATGTGTCGTTGTTTACCACCGATACAGTCGATAAAGTGATGGAATATTTGCGCGAGCACGAACCTGATGCAGAGACAATTTACTACTTATATGTTGTGAATGAATTAAACCAATTAGTAGGGGTTTTATCCTTACGTGACTTAATATTCTCAAAGTTGAATCAAAGAATTGAAGACATCATGGGTACGCGCGTTGTATCTGTGAATGTTGAGACTGACCAAGAGGAAGTTGCAAGAATCATAAGAAAATACGACTTTATCGCGATTCCAGTGGTCAAAGAGGATGGTAGATTAGTCGGGATTGTAACAGTAGACGACGTCATGGACGTTATTGAAGAAGAAATTGCAGAGGACTTCGGGGAGATTACTGCAACCAAGGGTTCCGTAGATGCGAATATCACTTCGTTACAAGCGGCGAAATTACGAGCTCCTTGGATTTTGATGCTGATGTTCCTTGGCCTAATTACTGCGGGAATCATTGGTCAATTTGAGGCGACAATTGAAAAAGCTGTCGTGTTAGCTGGATTTATGCCAATGATTATGGGTTCCGCAGGGAACACCGGTACACAAGCCCTTGCTGTAATGGTTCGTAGTATAGCAATTGGGGAAGTCAACCGCGCAGGCTTACGACAGCTGATACAGCGTGAATTTGGCACTGGTGTTATTTTAGGGGCTATTTGTGGCGTTACGTTGTTAGTGATTATTCCAATTGTTTATGGCAATCTAATTGTAGCATTTATTGTAGCTTTTTCACTGTTTTGCACCTTAAGTGTTGCAACGATTGTAGGAGCGATTATTCCTCTATTTATTGAGCGATTTAATATTGATCCGGCGGTTGCATCTGGCCCGTTTATCACAACATTTAATGATATCATTGGTCTGATGATTTACTTTACAATTGCAACATCGCTATTACAATATATCCAATAA
- the uppP gene encoding undecaprenyl-diphosphatase UppP, translated as MNWIEAVILGIVQGITEFLPISSSAHLVIAQDMFGLSVPGLAFEVFLHIGSLLAVMIYFRKDIIRLLSEFFQFIRTRDCRYQASFMFSIYIIIATFLTGVLGIILEKQMGDALKSMTTVSVSLFMTGAFLVLIERVIKYGNRKEGNMNFYDAFWVGLAQTVAIIPGISRSGSTLVAALWCGLEKETAVRFSFLLSIPVTLGSIVLMLPDMSSENFNAGLFELTAAFVASFVFAIIGIKWLIAFLQRSKLIYFAYYCFLASGFVFFFLR; from the coding sequence GTGAATTGGATTGAAGCAGTAATTTTAGGGATTGTGCAGGGGATTACAGAGTTTTTGCCAATTTCAAGTTCGGCCCATCTAGTAATCGCACAGGATATGTTCGGTTTATCTGTCCCTGGATTGGCATTTGAAGTTTTCTTACATATTGGTTCTCTTTTAGCTGTTATGATTTATTTTCGCAAAGATATTATACGCTTGCTAAGTGAATTCTTCCAGTTTATTAGAACTAGAGATTGCCGATATCAAGCTTCTTTTATGTTCAGTATCTATATTATCATTGCGACATTTCTCACGGGAGTATTAGGTATCATATTAGAAAAACAAATGGGTGATGCACTTAAGTCGATGACGACAGTTTCTGTTTCTCTATTCATGACAGGTGCATTTCTAGTTTTGATTGAACGTGTAATCAAATACGGGAACCGCAAGGAAGGCAATATGAATTTCTATGATGCGTTCTGGGTCGGTCTTGCCCAAACAGTTGCCATTATTCCAGGCATATCACGCTCAGGGAGTACTCTAGTTGCAGCTTTATGGTGTGGCCTAGAAAAAGAAACTGCCGTACGTTTTTCTTTCCTTCTATCAATTCCTGTGACCCTAGGTTCGATTGTGTTAATGCTACCTGATATGAGTAGTGAGAACTTTAATGCAGGGCTATTCGAATTGACTGCCGCCTTTGTCGCGTCGTTTGTTTTTGCAATCATCGGAATTAAGTGGTTAATCGCGTTTTTACAGAGAAGTAAACTTATCTACTTCGCGTATTATTGCTTTTTAGCAAGTGGATTTGTATTTTTCTTTTTAAGATAA